TGGCCCGGCGGCTGATCGCGAAGGGGTTCGATGTGCGCGGCTGGAATCGGTCGCGCCTTCCCGAGGACCTGACCGCGGGCATCACTCAATGTCCGGACCTCCAGGATGCGGCAGCGGCAGAAGTCTTGCTCTTCATGCTGGAGGACTCAAGCGCGACTGACGCGGTGCTCGATCGGCTCGAGCCCTACCTGCGCCCTCCGCATCTCGTGCTCGACATGGGCTCTTCCGATCCGGCCCGGTCCAGGGCGCACGCGGCCAAACTGGCGGCGCGCGGCATCGGCTGGGTGGATGCGCCGGTCTCCGGCGGGCCGGAGGGTGCTGCTAATGGCATCCTGTCCGTCATGGTCGGAGGGACGGAGGCGGATGTGAGCCGTGCCCGGCCACTGCTCGAAGCGGTCGGCGGAAACATCGTCCACGTCGGCCCGCCCGGAGCAGGCCATACGACCAAGGTAATCAACCAGATCATCGTGGGACTTGCCATCGAGGCCGTGGCAGAAGCACTGACGCTGGCCGAGAAGTGCGGTCTCGACCCCTGCGCCGTGCAGCAGGCCCTGCGCGGCGGGTACGCGGACTCCAGGGTGCTCCAGATCCACGGCACGCGGATGGTCAACCGCGCCTACACGCCGGGCGGCAAAGCCAGGACACATCTCAAAGATCTGCGGCTGGCACAGAGCCTGGCCTCATCTGTGGGCGTGCGGCTGCCTCACCTGGAGAGCGTCGCGACGCTCTTCCAGACCCTCGTGGACCAGGGCGGCGGCGACCTGGACCACTCCGCGCTGCACAGGCTGCTCTGGACACCCTAGACAGTGGAGGCGGGCGCGCTCCCGCGCGTCCAGCTGCCCTTGCGCGCCCGAAACTCAGAACGCCAAGATTGAGACCACGACGGTCAGCCCGACCAATGGGAGGAGACCCACGCCCTTGCGCAGGGCAACAAACGCACCGATCGCCAGTACCCAGGTCTTCCAATCCACGAGCGAGGCCTGACCAAACTGAAACAGAACGAAGAGCAGCAGCCCGATGAAACCGCTCAGTACGCCGCGGATCATCGTCTGGATCGACTGGAGGCGTTTCCACCGATCGAAGTGTTGGGCGATCCCCACGAGCACCAGGAATGACGGGAGGAAAACCGCTATCGTGGAGGTCACCGCCCCGGCCAGCCCACCGACCTTGTAACCGATGAAAGTCGCGGTTATCAGGATGGGCCCGGGCGTCACCTGCCCGAGGGCGACGCCGTCAATGAACTCGCCGGTGGTCAGCCACCCCAGGCGGTTGACCACATCGTGCTGGATAAGGGGAATCAGCGTGAACCCTCCCCCGAAGGCCAGTACCCCGAGCTTCATGAGCACCAGGTTCAGATGCCCTAGCATGGGGTTCCAGAGCAGGGGGCCCGCGACAAGGGCGGCCCCCAGCAGGACGGCGATCGTCCATCCTCTGGCCCTCATGGGGCGCCGGGAGGCCTCTGAACGGGCGCGGCAGGGCGTGGGTACAGTACGAGCGCCAGGACCGCCGCGGCCGCGACAATGATCGGAAAGCCGACCTTCAGGGTCAGCGCCACCAGTGCCAGGACGGCCAGCAACGCCCCCTGCCACTCGCGCAGCGTGGATTGACCGAGGTTCACCAGGGCGTTGAGGACAATGGCGACGACGAGAGCACTCAGTCCCCGGAAGACAGCGCGGACTACCGGCATGGACCCCGAGTGCACGTACAGCGCCGTAAGGGCGACCATCGCAAGGAAGGCGGGCAACACGAACCCAACCGCGGCCGCCACAGCCCCAGGAACCCCGCCGATCCGGTACCCTGCGTAGGTCGAAAGCTGCACCATTGTGGCGCCCGGGATCACCTGGCAGAGCGCCAGGCCTTCTGCGAAGTCCTGGTCGGTCAGCCATCGCCGCCTACCGACCAATTCGGCCTTCAGGTGCGCCACGATCGCTGGCCCGCCGAAGGCGGTAGCCCCGAGGCGGACGAAGGCGGCAAACACACTCCAAGCTGGGACTTCAACCATGCCGCAGCGCCCACACCAATCCACGAAGATCCATCAGCGGGCCTCGATCGCCTCGATGGCCGGACCCACGGAGGCGACCAGGATCAGCGTGACGATCGCC
The nucleotide sequence above comes from bacterium. Encoded proteins:
- a CDS encoding NAD(P)-dependent oxidoreductase, whose translation is MLPTISILGLGLMGRPMARRLIAKGFDVRGWNRSRLPEDLTAGITQCPDLQDAAAAEVLLFMLEDSSATDAVLDRLEPYLRPPHLVLDMGSSDPARSRAHAAKLAARGIGWVDAPVSGGPEGAANGILSVMVGGTEADVSRARPLLEAVGGNIVHVGPPGAGHTTKVINQIIVGLAIEAVAEALTLAEKCGLDPCAVQQALRGGYADSRVLQIHGTRMVNRAYTPGGKARTHLKDLRLAQSLASSVGVRLPHLESVATLFQTLVDQGGGDLDHSALHRLLWTP
- a CDS encoding chromate transporter; this encodes MRARGWTIAVLLGAALVAGPLLWNPMLGHLNLVLMKLGVLAFGGGFTLIPLIQHDVVNRLGWLTTGEFIDGVALGQVTPGPILITATFIGYKVGGLAGAVTSTIAVFLPSFLVLVGIAQHFDRWKRLQSIQTMIRGVLSGFIGLLLFVLFQFGQASLVDWKTWVLAIGAFVALRKGVGLLPLVGLTVVVSILAF
- a CDS encoding chromate transporter, whose amino-acid sequence is MVEVPAWSVFAAFVRLGATAFGGPAIVAHLKAELVGRRRWLTDQDFAEGLALCQVIPGATMVQLSTYAGYRIGGVPGAVAAAVGFVLPAFLAMVALTALYVHSGSMPVVRAVFRGLSALVVAIVLNALVNLGQSTLREWQGALLAVLALVALTLKVGFPIIVAAAAVLALVLYPRPAAPVQRPPGAP